A region from the Lentimonas sp. CC4 genome encodes:
- a CDS encoding sigma-70 family RNA polymerase sigma factor, with translation MRVKSEPACQDDLLIERIKNGDNAAYEDMVTRYWDRIFARVHHLLKNQQDAEEVTQDAFIRAHRGLESFRGDASFSTWLYQIATNLAHNRYWYWFRRKRDYSVSLDQPLSAEGDLTLENVMPSESETPAESAVTQEFVDRVSECMNGLGDKHREVLTLRNVQNMSYEEISQELDISVGTVKSRIARARESLRELMGSDFS, from the coding sequence ATGAGAGTAAAAAGCGAACCAGCCTGCCAAGACGATCTCTTGATCGAACGTATCAAAAACGGTGATAATGCCGCCTATGAAGATATGGTTACGCGCTATTGGGATCGTATCTTTGCGCGCGTGCATCATCTTTTAAAAAATCAGCAAGATGCTGAGGAAGTGACGCAAGATGCCTTTATCCGTGCGCACCGCGGGCTAGAAAGTTTTCGCGGGGATGCTTCATTTTCGACGTGGCTCTATCAAATCGCTACGAACTTGGCTCACAATCGCTACTGGTATTGGTTCCGTCGCAAGCGGGATTACTCCGTCTCACTGGATCAGCCTCTGTCTGCAGAGGGCGATTTGACTCTTGAGAATGTGATGCCTAGCGAGAGCGAGACGCCTGCTGAGTCAGCTGTAACGCAAGAGTTCGTTGATCGCGTGTCTGAATGCATGAATGGGCTTGGCGATAAGCATCGCGAAGTGCTGACCTTGCGTAATGTCCAAAATATGAGCTATGAGGAGATTTCTCAAGAGCTAGATATCAGTGTCGGCACGGTGAAAAGCCGTATCGCACGCGCTCGTGAGAGTCTGCGTGAATTGATGGGTAGCGATTTCTCATGA